Proteins encoded by one window of Deinococcus radiodurans R1 = ATCC 13939 = DSM 20539:
- a CDS encoding methylenetetrahydrofolate reductase — protein MTRISLELVPRSRSKLRAELALVAEQFPGVDTVNIPDLTRFSTRSWEGCAFAPAPLRAIPHVRAIDLNPREPLPMTGAFLAHGIQEVLVVTGDAPADMSHRVYNVDAEQAIRRFRAELPHVKVYAGLDPYRQSFAAERDYLERKLDAGAAGFFTQPFFDMRLVEAYADIVPEGAEVWWGATTVTEEGSLNYWQTRNRAVFPRSFELTMDWDRQFAAQLLGFARERGQHAYFMPVKTSVEAYLSGIL, from the coding sequence ATGACTCGCATTTCCCTCGAACTCGTGCCGCGCTCGCGCTCCAAGCTGCGCGCCGAACTCGCGCTGGTCGCCGAGCAGTTTCCCGGCGTGGACACGGTCAACATCCCCGACCTGACGCGCTTTTCCACCCGCTCGTGGGAGGGCTGCGCCTTCGCCCCGGCCCCCTTGCGGGCCATTCCCCACGTCCGGGCGATTGACCTCAACCCGCGTGAGCCCCTGCCGATGACCGGGGCGTTTCTGGCACACGGGATTCAGGAGGTGCTGGTCGTGACCGGCGACGCCCCGGCGGATATGTCGCACCGGGTCTACAACGTGGACGCCGAGCAGGCCATTCGCCGTTTCCGGGCCGAGCTGCCGCACGTCAAGGTGTACGCGGGCCTCGACCCCTACCGCCAGAGCTTCGCCGCCGAGCGCGACTATCTGGAGCGCAAGCTCGACGCCGGAGCCGCCGGGTTTTTCACCCAGCCGTTTTTCGACATGCGGCTGGTCGAGGCTTACGCCGACATCGTGCCGGAGGGCGCCGAGGTCTGGTGGGGTGCGACCACCGTCACCGAGGAAGGCAGCCTGAACTACTGGCAGACCCGCAACCGCGCCGTGTTTCCGCGTTCCTTCGAGCTGACGATGGACTGGGACCGCCAGTTCGCCGCCCAGCTTCTGGGGTTCGCCCGCGAGCGCGGCCAGCACGCCTATTTCATGCCGGTGAAGACGAGCGTGGAGGCGTACCTGAGCGGGATTCTTTAA
- a CDS encoding DUF4139 domain-containing protein encodes MKKLFPLALALGGALLSHAAATDIRIYPSFTEVRESVSSGSNTLTVALPQEAWDGVIQGSLDLEGLSFNSAVQKLEANWLSGLEGKTVYLKRDGGKTEPVTLVRARDLLVKDAGGKYFTVRYEDLQFDVLPPANPLSPSRTLVFDLKAPGSGTLSYLTRSVSWTPRYTLKASDAGAQLSALADIRNTTDQPYDVKNTELYAGDVNVQGDSYPTPVAMGFAARSEVAAAPAPKIQSGGDLRGLYKYTLSSAFTLPANSVVTLPFLTPKLTNFERYVGLETYFNTGTQDGTLNRFYRFTADDRLPAGPITVREEGRIVGQTNISDTRKGGKVEFSLGDDPDVHYTRTVQTVTQVKNDKGNVTKTTYKVTYAFESSKTRAVRAEITERVGGRRVIIDSAAPVQNQGTATLKVDVPAGGKVSRSFTVIVDNG; translated from the coding sequence ATGAAAAAACTGTTTCCTCTTGCACTGGCTTTAGGCGGCGCTCTGCTGTCCCACGCGGCAGCCACCGATATCCGCATCTACCCTAGCTTTACCGAAGTGCGCGAGAGCGTGAGCAGCGGCAGCAACACGCTGACCGTCGCGCTGCCGCAGGAAGCCTGGGACGGCGTGATTCAGGGCAGCCTGGACCTCGAAGGCCTGAGCTTTAACAGCGCCGTGCAGAAGCTGGAGGCCAACTGGCTGAGCGGCCTGGAAGGCAAAACGGTGTACCTCAAGCGCGACGGCGGCAAGACCGAGCCGGTGACGCTGGTGCGCGCCCGTGACCTGCTGGTAAAGGACGCGGGCGGCAAATACTTCACCGTGCGGTACGAGGACCTGCAATTCGACGTGTTGCCCCCCGCCAACCCGCTGAGCCCTTCGCGGACGCTGGTGTTCGACCTGAAGGCGCCGGGCAGCGGCACCCTGAGTTACCTGACCCGTTCGGTGAGCTGGACGCCGCGCTACACACTGAAAGCCAGCGACGCGGGGGCACAACTCTCCGCACTGGCCGACATCCGCAACACCACCGATCAGCCCTACGACGTGAAAAACACCGAGCTGTACGCCGGGGACGTGAACGTGCAGGGCGACAGCTACCCGACGCCCGTTGCTATGGGCTTTGCGGCACGTAGTGAGGTAGCTGCTGCCCCCGCGCCCAAGATTCAGAGCGGCGGCGACCTGCGCGGGCTGTACAAATACACGCTCAGCAGCGCCTTCACGCTGCCCGCCAACAGTGTGGTGACGCTGCCTTTCCTGACGCCCAAGCTGACCAATTTCGAGCGCTACGTGGGCCTGGAGACTTACTTCAACACCGGCACCCAGGACGGCACTCTCAACCGTTTTTACCGCTTCACGGCGGACGACCGCCTGCCCGCTGGACCCATCACCGTGCGCGAGGAAGGCCGCATCGTGGGGCAGACGAACATCAGCGATACCCGCAAGGGGGGCAAAGTCGAATTCAGCCTGGGCGACGACCCCGACGTGCATTACACCCGCACGGTGCAGACCGTCACCCAGGTCAAGAACGACAAGGGCAACGTGACCAAGACGACCTACAAGGTCACCTACGCCTTCGAGAGCAGCAAGACCCGCGCCGTCCGGGCCGAAATCACTGAGCGGGTGGGCGGGCGCCGCGTCATCATCGACAGCGCCGCGCCCGTGCAGAACCAGGGCACTGCGACGCTGAAGGTGGACGTGCCCGCCGGGGGCAAGGTCAGCCGGAGCTTTACGGTGATTGTGGACAACGGTTGA